The Bombus terrestris chromosome 6, iyBomTerr1.2, whole genome shotgun sequence DNA window ATTTGAAAAATAAGAAGTTCATTAAAACTATGGTTACAACGGATGCATCTCTGGTGCAACAAAAGACGTACATTGGTTCTTATGAGAGCAGTTATATTGTATGCATTTCGTATTTCAGGTGTTTCATTCGTCAATCGCATCTATTGTAATTATGGTCTTCTCTCGCCCACCTGCAGTACTATTCGCTTAAATGGCCACAACtcaaatattaacattatacgtcgtaaaTGATAGATCGTAAAATAGATGCTGTGACCATTAATTTGTTAACTGAGAAAGTCGTCACTTGGATTaccaatattttatacataataacgtatacacCTAGGAATCTTTTGTCTTTAATACCTGCTGTTTATAGTACAGGGGAAAAACAACGAACTAAAACTTGATTAAAATTGATACGCATACGATCAACTGTTAATTTcgttattaaagaaatttctgaATAATTAACAAGTTATATGTATTGTTCAACGGACTCTGATACTAAAGGAGAAGTATGCTTATGCATTGCGCGTTCTAAAAAGCGCATTAGCATTAGCATGATCACTGTTTGAACTATACCAACATTGCCtgcttataattaaattttatgtcaACTTTTTGCTAACCACGAGTGGTTTTCCTTGACCTTGAAACCATTCATAAAACACTACGCGTAGACGGAATGAGGTAACGCGTCGATAACGGATGACATAATAAAATGTTTACACTTCTTTGCAGACACGGTGAGCCATGGAGAGAATTTCGTACGAGAGTCCAGAAACCTGTTCTCCAACCGCAGACGGTGAGGAAATACATAACGCCTATTGAGATGGTTACATCTGACTTCATACAAAGGTGAGTTTACATTCtcataaaaatttccattttcattttcaattttaaattaatttaattgctgAAGATTATCGAATTGTCGAATTTATAAGCGAAAGCTCTCGACATTCTGTTTAATTTGGATAGATAGAAGTAAATAAACAgatatataaagataaaaaaagaagtagagatgttttataaaaaaatttaagataCAACACGACTTACAGAATCGCACAAAGACGTGATTGATGATTATTTTCAGAATTCAGGAGATTAAAGGAGAAGATGACGAATTGCCAGCAGACTTTGATAACGAAATACACAAATGGGCTCTAGAATGTTGGTATAAAAATTGTTGCTTATACGTCTATAATTTTAATCTTatgaaattaaaagttaatcgttttatttaattgtaCAGGTATAGGTCGCGTCGCCCTTGACGTGAGATTAGGATGCTTATCAGGTAATCTGACACCGGATTCGGAGCCTCAAAAGATTATCGATGCGGCCAAATTTGCTTTGAGGAACGTAGCAGTGCTTGAATTGAAAGCTCCTTACTGGAGATACGTACCTACCCCTCTGTGGTCACGATACGTACGAAACATGGATTACTTCATCGAGTAAGTGAAATTTTACTGTTACTTTCGCTTAAATGTAATAAGAATTATAACcgattcttaaataaaatttgtccgTTCACCAGAGTATGTATGAAATACATCGATGCAGCAATGGAGAGACTGAAAACAAAAAAATCTGTTGACGAGTTTGATTTGTCTTTGGTGGAAAGAATTTTAGCCAAAGAAAGTGACCCTAAAATGGCTTATATTCTGGCCTTAGATTTAATTTTGGTTGGAATAGATACCGTACGTAAAAACGAGTACTTTTTTCTTATATTacggaatatttaatatacagaatattaatattaatgtcgTATTATAGATTTCAATGGCTGTTTGTTCAATATTGTATCAACTGGCAACTAGACCGGAGGAACAGGAAAAAATTTATCAGGAACTTATAGAAATTCTTCCTGATCCATCTGTACCTCTTACTACGAGTCATCTCGATAAAGCTATTTATATGAAAGCTTTTATTCGTGAAGTTTTCCGGTATAATTAATCGCTTCACGAGCACCTAAATTGCATGAATAAATGTAGCACTAGAAGAATACTTTATAATTTCTCGTTACAAAAATATCTTATTTGTTTTAGAGTATATTCTACAGTGATTGGAAATGGTAGAACATTACAAAATAACACCACAATTTGCGGCTATAGAGTACCAAAGGGGGTCAGTACAGGTTTACAGTACATAtacagatatattttttatttatttatttgttttaattttacaatttgtccagtaggacatttggtaaaatgttttaacttgtttgattaaaaaaaataaaataaaatacgtagCATGTGGATGGTTACCCCCATCGGGGTTCTTCGtgtatgttacgttatatactttattatacAGATATATAGCGCAAATTTTATAATAGCGATACGTCTACCGTGCACTTTATTCTAACATATTGGCGTCATAACTATCTTATTGTAGGTGCAAGTCGTGTTCCCAACTGTGGTAACGGGAAATATGAAACAATATGTAACAGATGCAAAAACGTTTAAGCCAAAGCGGTGGCTAAAAGAATCTTCTAACGAAACTTTACACCCTTTTGCATCATTGCCTTATGGTCATGGCGCACGTATGTGTCTAGGAAGAAGATTTGCCGATTTAGAAATACAAGTTCTGCTTGCCAAAGTACGTACAAAAAATGTTTTCCACTTTTATAAAAAGTTGCtgtcgtataatatatatataaattatactatttcttttattcacTTTCAGCTGATAAGATCTTACAAATTGGAATACCATCATAAACCACTTAAATACAAGGTTACATTTATGTACGCCCCCGATGGTGAACTCAAATTCAAAGTGCTTCAGAGATAGTGATCATCTAGAACAATATCCTTTTGATTTTACAGCaataaaggtaataaaaaataaagaaaaaaacataTCGTTTGTACATACATTTAAAAATCATTATCTgtcaataaattttaaatttaaagatcCTTTGGGCGTGTACATAGGATTGATGTAATACTCCAATTTCTCGTGATGATACTCTATTTTGTAACGTTGCaaaatctgaaacaaaaaattactatatattaacgcaataaattattatttttgattaTAATGCAAACAAATTTGTGCcttcttatttatatacatataataaagtaTAAACGTCACAGTACTTTCCCAAAAAATCAAAAAAGTTTATCGAAATAGCAGAGAGCAATTTAGTATTTCCCCAGTTATCTTCTACCTAATTGCTTGGAGGGAAAATTGCAAGCTAGTGTAATAAAATACAGGAAAATCCCCAATTCAAAAGACCATATTTGTTACGACATTTAAAGCAAgcaattttgttttattgtcACTTTCTCTCTTGTCGGATCGTCAAGTGAAAGATAATAAAACTTATAGGAGCCGTAAAATTAATGGAATAATTTATCATAGATCAAATCCAGGTGAACATACATTATAATATCCATTCAgttctatatttataatatttctttaaccAACCATGAAGGAGATTACAAATCTGAAATgatgtgtgaaattattactatttaatatCTACAGAGGAAGTTGCATGTCTGTATAAACGATAATTGATGATGCAAAATGTAATAACTGCTTTTAAGTATTTTTTGTGTAAAGAGTTACATACTACATACTTGCCTATTCCTGagaatattataaatgttaaGTTAATAAAGGAACAAAGCAACAAAAGAATCAACGAAAAGAAGATTATGAGCATGTTTCGTATATCCTGGTAACGGTTCAAATTACTGTGAGACTTGTATGGCAAATTAATGACAGTCTAAAGAGAGACATTGTATCTTCACAATGAAACGAAGATTCAGCTGCTGAGGTGAATGTTCATTGTCTATGGGAATTCACTGTGATAATTAACAAACTAAGTTATCTGGAGGCTATAGTCAAAGCCAATCTATGGTAACAAAACTACAAGATTAAGAGGCACTTATTTTCTATCTTCTGTTGTTTTCTTTTGTATAATTCAGAAgctctattatttatattttatttatattcttaacCATAACAAAAAACTTGTGcttttaaatatgtaataaaataattaagtatTAATCATTACCTTACTAATAACAACGAGCATCTCAAGTTCAGCGAAACGTCGACCGAGACACATTCTTCTTCCATAACCGAAAGGAAGCGATGCGAATTTGTGGTACACACCGTCACTTTGCAACCATCTCTCTGGAAGGAATTCCTCGCTACGTGGAAAGTACTTCTCAAGATTACTTATTACGTAATGTTGGAAAACTACTTGTACCTGTGTTaaccaatttttatttatattataatcgtaataaaTCGTAATAAATCGTAATCGTATAATGAAATTTTGACTAGTAATTATGctaaaattaatacaataaaattaaattgagGAAGAATTCTTTCTTACGCCTTTTGGTACACGATATCCTCTGATTATTGTGTCCTTGGTCATACATCGTCCATTACCAATAACCACCGGATACATCCTAGTGAAAACAATTAttctttcgttaaaaattaatatagtatttctttatatagtatttttattaacatattattaggtcatcccataagttcgtgccgacttttgcgtatacatttcatgtgtcgatttataaacatacgacgataagggaccaatgcacttgaaaaatgggaagaagttgtacaacgagagggggattacattttttcatgaaactgaaaggtatgtaaacaatcttaacatatataaccgctcgaaaaacggaacgaacttatgggatgtcCTAATACAATCGGTTTAAATACTTCGATGTGAAAGTTGTTGTTTCTGGTTTAAAAGCAACTTGACTTGAGTTCTTGAGAAGGCTAAGAATTAAGACCCTAAAGGATTAACGGTTGTCACACAAACCTAAGAGTTTCCTTAATGCAGGCCTTTAAGTATTTCAGTTTATCCAAATGCTTCCCTTCAAGCTCCATGTCTTTATCTGGTAATACGTTACAGACTTCCTCATAGACGAGATTTTGCTTGTCAGTATGCAAAGCTAATTGATACAAAGTTGATGCTACCGCATTGGAAgtcttaaaacaaaatttaaggatttagaaatttaatattgcGTGCTTAcgttaataaaatacataaatagtGTTTGTGTTTCGCGACTTTGATATTTAAAAGTAGtaaattccaatttttattGAGCTACTCACTGTATCAATACCAACTAAAAATAGATCAAGAGAAAGGACAGTAGCCAACTTAGTATCATTTTCAAGAGCCAATATTCTTTGCAGAAGGGACTGTTCCTTATCagatttctctatttcttttatCCTTGAAAGAGCGGCCATCGTGTATTCAGACGTTATACTGGACATaaggatatttttcatttatattttgcatattttttaatttagtcGTTTTGTAATTatactttattgaaatttactttactaTGGTGTCAAGAGCGTTCACATATTGCAGCCACGTAGGTGTATTGAATAATTTCCAGAATGGAATCTTTAATTCTAAGACTCCGACATTCTTAAAGAATATTGTAACTGCGTCAATTAATTGCTGAGTTTTAACATTAGCATCATCATCCAAACAACCCAATCGAACGTCCAATGCAACACGGGCAATGGCTATAAAAAAAAGGTGCTAAAAGCATTCTCGGTAACgtgaaagtttatttaaataaagattaaactTGAACGTTTGAAATCATCAGCATAATCCATTTATTACTCACATTCTAGTGACCATTTGTGTATTTCATTCAGAAAATCATCAGGCACCTCGTCATCCTCATCCCGTATTCTTCTAATTCTAAaagtaaaaattctaaaattaccTCAATATCCAGCATATTATAGATACTCGTGTGGTTCTTTGTACAtttactattaaaatattttctaaattatcatTACAATAGGgttgtattttctaataattatcataatagAGTATTTTAACATATTATTGTGTAGGATCAGACAAGCTAACTAATATAGACACAACCTATACAATCTGTCTTAATATAGAAGATACAGCCGGATAAACAATGACGAATTTTCTAGAGTATCTGGTACATTATATCTGAACGAAAACAGGCACAACAGGAAAAAGTGAAAGGTAAGGTGCACGTGTGCTATCAAGATGATTGTTTGCCAGCGAACCTGCGAAGAAATGCTAGACTCGCTTCCTCTATAGCGCTAATGTACATTCTTGCTGTTCGTGGTTGTAGCATTACTTGTTGCACCTTGCTCCGGAAATTGTACCAGCTCTCACCATGCCTGCAACAATCACTTTCATTACTATTTTTGTCGCCGTCAACCACTTTCCTTTcttcaatttacaaaatttgaatGAGAAGAAAATAAACGGAAAAAAATTAGATAACGAACACATTTGTAATGTATACATGTAACTGTTTTTTAAACTATTAGGAATgcaaaagaattattattgtaaaaattatttataacttaacaaaatattgaatattattaaataaattataaaaagatataatttaaatgtttgTGTTGTTTAATGACATTTTTTTATTGTGTATTTTACACCGCGTATTTAGCATAAtaaattatgtacataatttatgtacatagttcatgaatatttacaataaatatgaaAGAGATTGCAAATCTCATTACATCATTCTGAATTAATTTATCCGTTTATGATCCGTAATAATCGATATTGTCGTGTTTACTAATCATCAAATATAGTTCAATGAAACCGAGGTGAAAAGAGAATCTACAGTAACGAAGTCTTCAAGGTTCTGCTCTATTTCTCGTAAGTCGACATTGAGAAATTTAATAGATATTTGGAATGACTTCGATAAAGTCACTAATAAACGAGAAAGTCAATCTGTCTGttatatggaaaaatatttacataattaaaataaattgtgaCCATGGCATTTAGTCTACTTAACTCTTACTACTTTAGTCTTTAGTCTACTTTATTCTAGTCTTTATCGAAAAGATCGTGCATACATAATGAATAAAACGAATgttaaaaatttggaaactgGTTGTAACAAgtatgtaaaatacaaaaatagaaatattacgaAGAAGTTGAATATGTCAATCTATAAATAACTAAGTGACTTTCGATCCTTCGATGTTTCCCATCCTtgtatttaatacatatttaatttcacTACATTTCTTCcactaaatatttaatttgtgaatccaatataattttatagtaattttataattttataatataattttaggaAAGTGAAGTGTTGTTACACAAGAATATCCAGGTGAGTgagataattacaaattaagacATTACCATGTGTACGTGCGTGTGTTGTCACGC harbors:
- the LOC100645445 gene encoding probable cytochrome P450 301a1, mitochondrial, with the protein product MNFRMTRQLLLIRQLLQSQSDLRRILCTGAVTSTTKEWTVDHDATIEAKPYEDIPGPKPVPILGNTWRLFPVIGQYQISDVAKLSQIFYDEYGKIVRLTGLIGRPDLLFVYDADEIEKIYRQEGPTPFRPSMPCLVHYKSVVRKDFFGSLPGVVGVHGEPWREFRTRVQKPVLQPQTVRKYITPIEMVTSDFIQRIQEIKGEDDELPADFDNEIHKWALECIGRVALDVRLGCLSGNLTPDSEPQKIIDAAKFALRNVAVLELKAPYWRYVPTPLWSRYVRNMDYFIEVCMKYIDAAMERLKTKKSVDEFDLSLVERILAKESDPKMAYILALDLILVGIDTISMAVCSILYQLATRPEEQEKIYQELIEILPDPSVPLTTSHLDKAIYMKAFIREVFRVYSTVIGNGRTLQNNTTICGYRVPKGVQVVFPTVVTGNMKQYVTDAKTFKPKRWLKESSNETLHPFASLPYGHGARMCLGRRFADLEIQVLLAKLIRSYKLEYHHKPLKYKVTFMYAPDGELKFKVLQR
- the LOC100646342 gene encoding probable cytochrome P450 301a1, mitochondrial; its protein translation is MSILNRKFIEFVRCTIESSSTIIRTIETFTTEIGEQDWSRCRPYTEIPGPKPIPFLGNTWRFIPYIGNFEIQAVDQVSKRLYKEYGDIVKIEGLLGRPDMVFIYDANEIERIFRQEERMPYRPSMPSLNYYKHVLRKEFFRNNAGVIAVHGESWYNFRSKVQQVMLQPRTARMYISAIEEASLAFLRRIRRIRDEDDEVPDDFLNEIHKWSLESIARVALDVRLGCLDDDANVKTQQLIDAVTIFFKNVGVLELKIPFWKLFNTPTWLQYVNALDTIVNITSEYTMAALSRIKEIEKSDKEQSLLQRILALENDTKLATVLSLDLFLVGIDTTSNAVASTLYQLALHTDKQNLVYEEVCNVLPDKDMELEGKHLDKLKYLKACIKETLRMYPVVIGNGRCMTKDTIIRGYRVPKGVQVVFQHYVISNLEKYFPRSEEFLPERWLQSDGVYHKFASLPFGYGRRMCLGRRFAELEMLVVISKILQRYKIEYHHEKLEYYINPMYTPKGSLNLKFIDR